One window from the genome of Diceros bicornis minor isolate mBicDic1 chromosome 1, mDicBic1.mat.cur, whole genome shotgun sequence encodes:
- the LOC131407364 gene encoding serine protease inhibitor Kazal-type 13-like has product MAAFAFMTAFFVVSSTLTHTVFSEMFKPHDMSKWPKPPCKMYYPVDPLYESPCPDVTSYVCATNGHTYQNECFLCIDRWEFGPHIKFDKYGKCD; this is encoded by the exons ATGGCTGCCTTTGCCTTCATGACCGCATTTTTCGTGGTATCCTCCACTTTGACACATACCGTTTTTTCAG AAATGTTCAAACCACACGACATGTCTAAATGGCCTAAG CCCCCATGTAAAATGTACTACCCAGTGGATCCTCTTTATGAATCACCCTGTCCTGATGTAACTTCGTATGTTTGTGCTACAAATGGCCACACTTACCAGAATGAGTGTTTCCTTTGTATTGATCGGTG gGAATTTGGCCCTCACATTAAATTTGATAAGTATGGAAAATGTGATTAA